A single Epinephelus lanceolatus isolate andai-2023 chromosome 22, ASM4190304v1, whole genome shotgun sequence DNA region contains:
- the wrap53 gene encoding telomerase Cajal body protein 1, with amino-acid sequence MSDSAGSGESGGVAGAGQDAEADNEPPHQAPPLPEGNSSEVVETSEEGESPSAKRPRISEEGEQEQAAKLVEMHGETPAQSDLLQEDPATPAQREPLQCEEEHQAGEEVPVSGGGEEECHQNGDGGHEAPLEEEEEAKPEEEHNGNGSADSPSEGQRLGLDFTQNPQMLTGSWTEYSSLPENYLKGCKWAPDGSCILTNSADNVLRVYNLPPEIYSYNWDLLPEMSPVLRMAEGDTIYDYCWYPKMNSLDADTCFLASSSRDNPVHVWDAFYGEVRASFRPYNHLDELTAAHSLCFSPDGTQLYCGFDKTVRVFYTERPGRDCEERPTVVKKQGQSGIISCFGFSPCQSVYACGSYSRCAGLYSCQDGTLLALLPTRHHGGLTHLLFSPDGNYLYTGGRKDPEILCWDLREPGKVVFSLKRNVDTNQRIYFDLDLSGRYLLSGDTEGVVSVWDTLTAPPDGNEELLQPQLRFQAHWDCTNGISIHPFIPLLATSSGQRQFPWPGDSEGDSASEGEGGEAVLSPQEIRQDNALTLWWAGPLSPAAEGNHEQSTEVFEA; translated from the exons ATGTCTGATTCAGCTGGAAGTGGTGAAAGCGGTGGTGTGGCAGGCGCAGGGCAGGACGCAGAAGCGGATAATGAGCCCCCTCATCAGGCACCGCCTTTGCCTGAGGGTAACAGCTCAGAGGTAGTTGAGACCTCAGAGGAAGGGGAATCTCCGTCTGCCAAGCGGCCCAGAATAAGTgaggagggagagcaggagCAGGCTGCAAAGCTGGTTGAGATGCATGGAGAAACACCAGCACAGTCTGACTTGCTGCAGGAAGACCCAGCCACACCAGCACAAA GAGAACCACTACAATGTGAGGAGGAACATCAAGCAGGGGAAGAGGTGCCTGTCAGCGGGGGAGGTGAAGAAGAATGCCATCAGAATGGAGATGGTGGACATGAGGCACccttagaagaagaagaggaggcgAAACCAGAGGAGGAGCACAATGGTAACGGGTCTGCAGACAGCCCCAGTGAGGGACAGCG CCTTGGCCTAGATTTTACCCAGAATCCCCAGATGCTGACTGGTTCCTGGACTGAGTACTCCAGCCTTCCAGAGAATTACCTCAAAGGCTGCAAATG GGCCCCCGATGGTTCCTGTATCCTGACCAACAGTGCAGACAATGTGCTCCGTGTGTACAACCTCCCTCCAGAGATTTACAGCTACAACTGGGACTTGCTTCCCGAGATG AGTCCAGTGCTGAGGATGGCAGAGGGAGACACCATCTACGACTACTGCTGGTACCCCAAGATGAACTCTCTGGACGCGGACACATGCTT CCTAGCCAGCAGTAGCCGTGACAACCCAGTCCATGTGTGGGATGCATTTTACGGGGAGGTGCGCGCCAGTTTCCGACCCTACAATCACCTGGATGAGCTGACAGCAGCCCACTCCCTGTGCTTCTCGCCCGACGGAACGCAGCTCTACTGCGGGTTCGACAAAACTGTCAGGGTCTTCTACACCGAGCGTCCGGGAAGAGACTGTGAGGAGCGGCCCACCGTAG TGAAGAAGCAGGGCCAAAGTGGCATCATCTCCTGCTTTGGCTTCAGCCCCTGCCAGTCTGTTTACGCCTGCGGTTCTTACTCCCGCTGCGCTGGCCTCTACTCCTGCCAAGACGGCACCCTGCTGGCTTTGCTGCCGACCCGCCACCACGGAGGCCTCACCCATCTGCTCTTCTCCCCTGATGGCAACTACCTGTACACTGGCGGGCGCAag gatccAGAGATCCTGTGCTGGGACCTAAGAGAGCCGGGCAAGGTTGTGTTCTCACTGAAGAGAAACGTGGACACTAACCAGCGCATCTACTTTGATCTGGACCT ATCAGGCAGGTACCTGCTGAGCGGCGACACAGAGGGAGTGGTGTCAGTATGGGACACCCTGACAGCTCCTCCTGATGGTAACGAGGAGCTACTGCAACCTCAGCTCAGGTTCCAGGCCCATTGGGACTGCACCAACGGCATCAG taTTCATCCCTTCATACCTCTGTTGGCAACATCCAGCGGGCAGCGGCAGTTCCCGTGGCCCGGCGACAGTGAGGGTGACTCGGCCTCCGAGGGCGAAGGAGGTGAAGCTGTGCTGTCTCCTCAGGAGATCCGACAAGACAACGCCCTGACGCTGTGGTGGGCTGGACCCCTCAGCCCTGCAGCTGAGGGGAACCATGAGCAGAGTACAGAGGTGTTTGAGGCCTGA